The Chelatococcus sp. HY11 genome includes a window with the following:
- a CDS encoding SPFH domain-containing protein, with protein MPLLGSDILVIALIALLILTVVLGVRTVPQGYNYTVVRFGRYSRSLGPGLGLIIPYAESIGHRVNMMEQVLDIPSQEGITRDNAAVTVDAVAFYQVLDAARASYAVSNLSQAILTLTMTNIRTVVGSLDLDGLLSHRDQINERLLKVVDAAASPWGVKVTRVEIKDIEPPVDLADAMARQMKAEREKRAAVLEAEGQRQAEILRAEGQKQAQVLAAEGRRDAAFREAEGRERQAEAEARATTMISDAISRGDLAAANFLVAEKYIDVLKALASAPNQKVMVLPIEAAGLLGTLGGLSEITKSVFTEEAPAPMRRRIGEVPM; from the coding sequence CTCATCCTCACCGTCGTGCTGGGCGTGAGGACGGTACCGCAGGGTTACAACTATACCGTCGTGCGTTTCGGCCGTTATTCACGGTCTCTGGGGCCGGGCCTTGGCCTCATCATCCCCTACGCCGAATCCATCGGTCACCGCGTGAACATGATGGAGCAGGTGCTGGATATTCCGAGCCAGGAAGGTATCACGCGCGACAACGCAGCCGTGACCGTCGACGCGGTCGCGTTCTATCAGGTGCTGGATGCGGCACGTGCTTCCTACGCAGTCTCCAACCTCTCGCAGGCGATCCTCACCTTGACGATGACCAACATCCGCACGGTTGTCGGTTCGTTGGACCTCGACGGGCTCCTGTCCCATCGCGACCAGATCAACGAGAGGCTGCTCAAGGTGGTCGACGCGGCTGCCTCGCCCTGGGGGGTCAAGGTCACGCGCGTCGAGATCAAGGATATCGAGCCGCCCGTTGATCTGGCCGACGCCATGGCGCGGCAGATGAAGGCGGAGCGCGAGAAGCGGGCCGCCGTGCTGGAAGCCGAAGGGCAGCGGCAGGCCGAGATCCTGCGCGCCGAGGGCCAGAAGCAGGCTCAGGTGCTGGCTGCGGAGGGCCGGCGCGACGCCGCGTTCCGGGAAGCGGAGGGCCGCGAGCGGCAGGCGGAGGCGGAGGCGCGGGCCACAACGATGATCAGCGACGCGATCAGCCGCGGGGATCTGGCCGCCGCCAATTTTCTCGTCGCCGAGAAATATATCGACGTGCTGAAGGCACTCGCGTCCGCGCCCAATCAGAAGGTGATGGTCCTGCCGATCGAGGCGGCAGGGCTGCTCGGCACTTTGGGTGGTCTCTCGGAGATCACCAAGAGCGTGTTCACCGAAGAAGCTCCCGCTCCGATGCGGCGCAGGATCGGCGAGGTGCCGATGTAG
- a CDS encoding outer membrane beta-barrel protein — translation MTTIAQPLIATTIALAGLPTTGWAQGIDASDAPFQLLRGSSGPFVLPPPSSEQIAPFLDPSPMLMNNRDLGSGPLQASSFTNTRRPTTLTNPSVHERVYADLNASAAGSTPTPRRRRSQAIDPYEQLGLMLGGLKLLPAVEADVGYDSNPRRIATGVKGSTLVRTMAELKLQSEWVRHSLTGTLRGSYDAFPGMTDVNRPAGEGRVNLRVDVLRGTQIESEGRYSVTTQQPGNPNLPNGVVNQPITSSFGGTLGLVHTFNRVTVGLYGDVDRSTYGNAKLADGTSLSQDDRNYTQYAVRLRTGYELSAFFTPFIEGRLDKRRYDEHFDSSGYARNSNGIGARIGTAINISGSLTGEVAAGLEHRVYDDPRLADLNGPIGEASLVWTATPLTKLRLRASSTIGETSVVGSSGVIVTQAGAEVEHALRRNLTVTGALAFSNNNYQDVYLRENGMTGSVRLDWKLTRTLAFRASFTHERLDSTSPGSDYTANIFLVGLRLQR, via the coding sequence GTGACCACGATCGCACAGCCTCTGATCGCGACGACCATTGCTCTCGCCGGTCTGCCGACCACGGGGTGGGCGCAGGGTATTGATGCCAGCGACGCGCCTTTCCAGCTCCTGCGCGGCAGCTCCGGACCGTTCGTGCTGCCGCCACCCTCGTCGGAACAGATCGCGCCGTTCCTCGACCCTTCGCCCATGTTGATGAACAACCGCGATCTCGGCTCCGGCCCATTGCAGGCGTCGAGCTTCACCAACACGCGCCGCCCAACGACGCTAACCAACCCCTCGGTCCATGAGCGTGTCTATGCGGATCTCAACGCATCGGCCGCAGGATCCACGCCCACACCCAGACGAAGGCGCTCGCAGGCGATAGACCCTTATGAGCAACTCGGCCTGATGCTCGGCGGGCTCAAGTTGCTGCCGGCGGTCGAGGCCGATGTCGGTTATGACAGCAATCCGCGGCGTATCGCCACCGGGGTGAAGGGCTCCACCCTGGTGCGCACCATGGCGGAACTTAAGCTCCAGTCGGAATGGGTGCGCCATTCGCTGACCGGCACGCTGCGCGGTTCCTATGATGCGTTTCCCGGCATGACCGATGTGAACAGGCCGGCGGGGGAGGGGCGCGTCAACCTGCGCGTCGATGTGCTGCGCGGAACGCAGATCGAGAGTGAAGGACGCTATTCCGTCACCACGCAGCAGCCCGGCAACCCCAACCTGCCGAATGGGGTCGTCAACCAGCCGATCACATCTAGCTTCGGCGGCACGCTCGGGCTCGTGCACACCTTCAACCGCGTTACGGTCGGGCTTTATGGCGACGTGGATCGCAGCACCTATGGCAATGCGAAACTCGCCGATGGAACGTCACTGAGCCAGGATGACCGCAACTACACGCAATATGCCGTCCGTCTGCGGACGGGATATGAGCTCAGCGCCTTCTTCACGCCTTTTATCGAGGGACGGCTCGACAAGCGTCGCTATGACGAGCATTTCGACAGCTCGGGCTATGCGCGCAACTCGAACGGAATTGGCGCGCGCATCGGCACGGCCATCAATATCTCGGGTTCGCTCACCGGTGAGGTCGCCGCCGGGCTGGAACATCGAGTCTATGACGATCCGCGCCTGGCCGATCTCAACGGCCCCATTGGTGAGGCCTCGCTCGTCTGGACGGCGACCCCCCTGACCAAGCTGCGCCTCAGGGCGAGCAGCACCATCGGGGAGACGTCCGTCGTCGGATCGAGCGGCGTGATCGTGACCCAGGCCGGGGCGGAGGTGGAGCACGCGCTCAGGCGCAACCTCACGGTGACTGGCGCGCTCGCCTTCTCCAACAACAATTACCAGGATGTCTATCTGCGTGAAAACGGGATGACGGGTTCGGTCCGGCTCGACTGGAAGTTGACCCGCACTCTGGCGTTCCGTGCGAGCTTCACGCACGAGAGGCTGGACAGCACTTCGCCCGGCTCTGACTACACCGCGAATATTTTCCTCGTGGGGCTGCGTCTCCAACGCTGA
- a CDS encoding lytic murein transglycosylase, producing the protein MAFRAGRDRRLTGRVVAWPGLHVAVVVLGGLAQVSCSSDSYLTTSSISPAASAPTTATRLSRPTVTTQEATAVPSASFGSFSNDVWESAKARGVSRRTFDRAFAGLTPDPKVIALTKKQSEFVKPVWEYLGSAVSEQRLERGGRAVTESAATLTKVEAAYGVDRRVVAGVWGMETNFGSYMGSNDVIRSLATLAHANYRGDFFRGELVTALVILEQGHIDRDGMVGSWAGAMGQTQFMPSSFMTYAVDFTGDGRRDIWTSTPDALASTANYLKKHGWETGLPWGFEVKVPKGLTYGAGNQSFAAWSQAGVRRMDGRAMPAQGEARILMPAGARGPAFLVTKNFNVIKRYNNSDSYALGVAHLGDRLYGGAPIQAPWPTDDLPLDRMQSVELQKHLAAHGYDVGEPDGKLGSQTRAAIASYQERMGLPADGYPSVTLLERLRRGGNGRAT; encoded by the coding sequence ATGGCGTTTCGTGCAGGTCGGGACCGACGTTTGACGGGGCGCGTCGTTGCTTGGCCGGGCCTGCATGTCGCGGTCGTTGTTCTCGGCGGCCTCGCCCAGGTATCCTGCTCCTCGGATAGCTATTTGACGACATCATCGATTAGCCCGGCCGCCAGCGCGCCGACCACCGCGACCCGCCTTTCGCGACCGACCGTGACCACGCAGGAGGCGACCGCGGTGCCATCCGCGTCTTTCGGTTCATTCTCCAACGATGTTTGGGAGAGCGCGAAGGCACGCGGTGTTTCCCGGCGCACCTTCGATCGCGCCTTTGCGGGCCTGACGCCCGATCCCAAGGTGATCGCGCTCACGAAGAAGCAATCCGAATTCGTGAAGCCGGTGTGGGAGTATCTTGGCTCCGCCGTGTCCGAGCAGCGTCTGGAGCGTGGCGGACGCGCCGTGACTGAGTCCGCCGCCACCCTCACCAAGGTCGAAGCCGCCTATGGCGTCGATCGCCGTGTGGTCGCTGGCGTGTGGGGCATGGAAACCAACTTCGGATCCTATATGGGGTCCAACGACGTCATCCGCTCGCTGGCGACGCTGGCGCACGCGAACTATCGCGGCGATTTCTTCCGTGGCGAGCTGGTCACGGCGCTGGTTATCCTCGAGCAGGGCCATATCGATCGTGACGGAATGGTTGGCTCCTGGGCCGGGGCCATGGGCCAGACCCAGTTCATGCCGTCGAGCTTCATGACCTACGCCGTGGACTTCACGGGCGATGGTCGGCGCGATATCTGGACGTCGACCCCGGACGCGCTCGCGTCAACCGCCAACTATCTCAAGAAGCACGGCTGGGAAACCGGCTTGCCCTGGGGCTTCGAGGTCAAGGTGCCGAAGGGTTTGACCTATGGCGCAGGCAACCAGAGTTTCGCGGCCTGGTCGCAGGCGGGCGTGCGGCGCATGGACGGGCGGGCGATGCCCGCCCAAGGCGAGGCGCGCATCCTCATGCCGGCGGGCGCACGCGGGCCTGCCTTCCTCGTCACGAAGAATTTCAACGTCATCAAGCGTTACAACAATTCCGACTCGTACGCGCTCGGTGTGGCCCATCTCGGCGATCGCCTTTATGGCGGCGCGCCGATCCAGGCACCCTGGCCGACTGACGACCTTCCGCTCGATCGGATGCAGAGCGTCGAGCTGCAAAAGCACTTGGCGGCGCATGGCTATGATGTCGGTGAGCCCGACGGCAAGCTCGGCTCGCAGACACGGGCCGCCATCGCCTCCTATCAGGAGCGGATGGGCCTGCCCGCCGATGGTTATCCCAGCGTCACGCTTCTCGAGCGCCTGCGTCGGGGTGGCAACGGCCGCGCGACTTGA
- a CDS encoding SGNH family hydrolase, producing MHLKLRRRVILGASFVLVAVFGVSLLASALAVLSTPAVAQADPLTRFLDGIFKQQRPQPQQVAPRRQPQRAPARAARPRRAPAPAPVVVRDQPQEAKPAADTFILVMGDFFAESLADGLKDAFAEMPTIEVSRNVRPNSGLVRDDHFDWPKAARERLADGAPLTIGVIMIGANDRQDIRDGGASVEFGTDRWRELYGTRIDAVEAAFAAKQIPLIWVGMPPMQAARYAADVLSLNALIRERAIKADSHYVDLWEGFSNDDNRFTASGPDINGQQVRLRNANGINFTDAGARKAAHFVELEIRRLLTERNSATVLALPPSGAPTDAAPDQPPVKSGDALASAFPALPEQPGGLVLQPPRPIAGPILPLTRREMAAGGQLARARPALSGYSGQLIERVYGMGRVPEPRVGRADDFHWPEAEADSP from the coding sequence ATGCATCTCAAGCTGCGACGTCGAGTGATCCTGGGGGCCTCTTTCGTCCTCGTCGCTGTGTTCGGGGTCTCGCTGCTGGCATCCGCGCTGGCTGTGCTGTCGACACCGGCTGTGGCGCAGGCCGACCCGCTGACGCGCTTCCTCGATGGTATCTTCAAGCAGCAGCGTCCGCAGCCTCAGCAGGTTGCACCGCGCCGGCAGCCACAACGGGCGCCGGCCCGGGCAGCCCGGCCACGCCGCGCTCCCGCGCCCGCGCCCGTCGTCGTGCGTGACCAACCGCAGGAGGCGAAGCCGGCTGCCGACACCTTCATCCTCGTAATGGGTGATTTCTTCGCCGAATCCCTGGCGGATGGCTTGAAGGATGCCTTTGCGGAGATGCCGACGATCGAAGTCTCGCGCAACGTCCGTCCCAACTCCGGTCTGGTCCGCGATGATCATTTCGATTGGCCAAAAGCCGCGCGTGAGCGTCTCGCGGATGGAGCGCCCCTGACGATCGGGGTGATCATGATCGGTGCGAATGACAGGCAGGATATCCGTGACGGTGGCGCCTCAGTGGAATTCGGGACGGATCGCTGGCGGGAGCTTTACGGCACGCGCATCGATGCTGTGGAAGCCGCCTTCGCCGCGAAGCAGATCCCCTTGATCTGGGTTGGCATGCCGCCGATGCAGGCCGCGCGCTACGCGGCGGATGTCTTGAGCCTCAACGCACTGATACGCGAGCGTGCCATCAAGGCCGACAGCCACTATGTTGATCTGTGGGAAGGCTTTTCCAACGATGACAACCGTTTTACGGCCTCCGGCCCCGATATCAACGGGCAGCAGGTTCGGTTGCGCAACGCGAATGGCATCAATTTCACCGATGCCGGCGCCCGCAAGGCAGCGCATTTCGTGGAACTCGAGATCCGCCGGCTTCTGACTGAACGCAACAGCGCGACGGTTCTGGCCCTGCCGCCCAGCGGCGCGCCGACCGACGCAGCGCCCGACCAGCCGCCCGTGAAGAGCGGCGATGCGCTGGCATCTGCCTTCCCGGCGCTGCCCGAGCAGCCGGGGGGGCTCGTCCTGCAGCCGCCACGCCCCATCGCCGGTCCCATCCTGCCGTTGACCCGGCGGGAAATGGCGGCGGGTGGCCAGCTCGCGCGGGCACGTCCGGCCCTATCGGGCTATTCGGGACAACTGATTGAACGCGTCTATGGTATGGGCCGCGTGCCGGAACCGCGCGTCGGGCGCGCGGACGATTTTCACTGGCCTGAGGCTGAGGCCGACAGCCCGTAG
- a CDS encoding glutamate synthase subunit beta: protein MGKVTGFLEFDRQEPKYQLAGDRIRHFREFTLPLDDKDVTRQAARCMDCGIPFCHGPTGCPVHNQIPDWNDLVFAGDWEEAARNLHSTNNFPEFTGRICPAPCEEACTLNLENVPVTIKNVEQTIADKAWENGWIKPEIAGIATGRRIAVIGSGPAGLAAAQQLARVGHAVHVFEREPKAGGLLRYGIPDFKMEKHHIDRRVVQMEAEGVVFHYGVNIGVDKGFAELEQEFDAVLMSGGAEAPRDPKLPGQELEGVHYAMPYLVQQNRRNGQEIVHDEPILAAGKHVVVIGGGDTASDCVGTAFRQGALSVTQLDIRPKPPLIEDKLAIWPYWPTKLRTSSSQAEGAEREFQAATLGLVGKKGKLTGVACVRVDERRQPIAGAEFILKADLVFIAIGFAGPLSAGLVEQSGVSVDRRGNVQADTEAYRTSRDKVFAAGDMRRGQSLVVWAIREGRQAARAIDEFLMGTSILPR, encoded by the coding sequence ATGGGTAAGGTCACGGGTTTCCTAGAATTCGACCGGCAGGAGCCGAAGTATCAGCTTGCCGGCGATCGCATTCGCCACTTCAGAGAGTTCACGCTGCCGCTCGACGACAAGGATGTCACGCGGCAGGCGGCGCGCTGCATGGACTGCGGCATCCCCTTCTGCCACGGGCCGACAGGCTGCCCGGTGCACAACCAGATCCCCGACTGGAACGATCTGGTCTTCGCCGGGGACTGGGAAGAAGCCGCGCGCAACCTGCATTCGACCAACAATTTTCCGGAATTCACCGGCAGGATCTGCCCCGCGCCCTGCGAGGAAGCCTGCACGCTGAACCTGGAAAACGTGCCGGTCACCATCAAGAACGTCGAGCAAACCATCGCCGACAAGGCCTGGGAAAACGGCTGGATAAAGCCGGAGATCGCGGGCATCGCCACAGGTCGCCGTATAGCCGTCATCGGCTCGGGTCCGGCCGGTCTCGCGGCGGCCCAACAACTCGCCCGTGTCGGCCATGCCGTCCATGTCTTCGAGCGCGAGCCCAAGGCGGGCGGCCTGCTGCGCTACGGCATCCCCGACTTCAAGATGGAGAAGCACCATATCGACCGCCGCGTGGTGCAGATGGAAGCCGAGGGTGTCGTCTTCCACTACGGCGTCAACATCGGCGTCGACAAGGGTTTCGCCGAACTCGAACAGGAGTTCGACGCCGTGTTGATGTCCGGAGGCGCGGAAGCGCCGCGTGATCCGAAGCTGCCGGGCCAGGAGCTCGAGGGCGTGCACTACGCCATGCCTTATCTCGTGCAGCAGAACCGTCGCAACGGACAGGAGATCGTCCATGACGAGCCGATCCTGGCGGCGGGCAAGCATGTCGTCGTCATCGGCGGCGGCGACACCGCTTCCGACTGTGTGGGCACGGCCTTCCGTCAGGGCGCCTTGTCGGTCACCCAGCTCGACATCCGCCCGAAGCCTCCGCTGATCGAGGACAAGCTCGCCATCTGGCCCTACTGGCCCACCAAGCTTCGCACGTCGTCGAGCCAGGCGGAGGGCGCCGAGCGGGAGTTCCAGGCCGCGACCCTTGGGCTCGTCGGCAAGAAGGGCAAGCTCACGGGTGTTGCTTGCGTGCGCGTTGATGAACGCCGGCAGCCCATCGCCGGGGCAGAATTCATCCTGAAGGCGGATCTCGTCTTCATCGCCATCGGCTTTGCCGGTCCACTCTCGGCCGGCCTCGTGGAGCAGTCCGGCGTGTCGGTGGACAGGCGCGGCAATGTGCAGGCCGATACGGAAGCCTATCGCACATCACGGGACAAGGTCTTCGCGGCCGGCGACATGCGCCGCGGCCAGTCCCTGGTGGTCTGGGCCATTCGCGAAGGCCGCCAGGCCGCGCGGGCGATCGACGAGTTCCTGATGGGCACGAGCATCCTGCCGCGCTGA